The Culex quinquefasciatus strain JHB chromosome 2, VPISU_Cqui_1.0_pri_paternal, whole genome shotgun sequence genome contains the following window.
TTTTAATGTTATAtcacattttgacatttcttaaaatgtttcaaaacactaaCTTAACACTAGTGAGGGCAATAAAAGTTTGGCAGTATTTCGTGGTATGTTTATGTTTGCTGCAGGTAAAATCGTTCGGCGCACGGTTCAGCGTCTATAAAAATGTGAGTCAATTATACTTAGTTTAACTGGGCTTAGTATTAAACTATTCTTTTTTCCAGAACAGCTCCTTATCGTCGCAAGATACAATTTTCTAGTTACGATGGCTTCCTGCAAAAACAAAACTAGAAAGGAGGAGTTTTCGCTCTACGCCAGCTTCACCGACACTTACGTCCACGTCACGGATCTTTCGGGCAAAGAAACATCCTCGCGCGTCACCGGCAACATGAACGCCAAGGCCGATCGTGACGAGGCCTCGCCCTACGCCGCTTTGTTGGCTGCTCAGGACGTCGCCGATAAGTGCAAGTCGCTCGGAATCACGCTGCGTGCCACCGGCGGAAACCGCACCAAGACCCCGGGACCGGATGCTCAGTCGACGCACCGTGCTCTGTCCTGTTCGTCAAAGAATTTTGTGATTTAGTGCTATTAgtataaacataaataaatgctCTGTTTTGATCTGGCAAGTGTTTCAGTTTTTCCTGAAGTTGTTCCTCAAGGGAGACTTAGTCGGCAAAAATCATCTGAATAAACATATTTCAGGACGGACGAGACGGTTGGCGCAGGGCATCTAGGTGAAACATCTCAGAGTACACGCAGTTAAGAATTTCGAAAGCAAAGCAACACAGCAAAGCAAAATCGTCATCCCAGCGTAAAAGCACTCTCccaagagagagaaagagctgCGCAaagctttttgatttttctatttttgttctgtcggtaaagtagtattttgacgttttaccGCTGTATAACTTTATATCAACTCTAGACTTCGCCACTCAATTTTACCTCCATGCGTATaaagtgaatataaagtttCAAGACTCTATAGACAAACtttatatgttgatatagaggggATTTAAAGTTACCTTATACAGTCCCGCGGTTACTTGggtccccctcgactttggtcagagtcaagggacattaacttcaaaaaaaaagtttgattcaatttttttttgcaaaaaaaaatataattttgatcTGCAATTGCTTTGTGCATCTTTTCTGACGACCCTTCTAATTTTAAGGACCTTTaattggacattctcttgctatttcactagttaaatttgttaattttgaacaaacaactgcatttcgaaactattttattcagagcagcaaacactgcctccaaattgcctgttccataattgtgggatgttattgtgcctctcaCAATTGTGGAAAACCTCAATTTTACAGTTATTTTCATAGAAAAGTTATCAGAcctttcactgaaaaaaaaaaacaattctcgaaaACGTGAactaaattcacgaatgcgaaaACACGAAGGagtatattcacgtttatggtgcaaatgcaccatactcatgaataaattccttcttggttctcacattcgtgaacttaattcacgattacgagaattttttttctgtgttcataaaacattactaagcatgagttttgttggttccagtgtgtgaagtcattattttgtacaaaatatgtttgtttacatccgtaagaaaaaggtgttccgaatttgtgaatttcaagggtcaatgtttttctttgaaaactttactatgattttttgaacattggccaatATGTAAACTTTTTCGAATATGAGGGATAACTGTCCAATTTTTTGGAAAGATTTCACAATATgtcatgttttaattttttttacgtaAAAATGGGCCGTTTTCGTTTTtgcttggattttttaaattatttaaaacagaATAATGGAATTAAATTATATGCTTGCAGCTTAATTAATGACAGTAAATAAAACTACGCAAAATCTCAAGCGGTTCACTCTGACTTCaaagaaagaatgaaaaatCGTCCGATCCTTACAACAATCtgatgagttattttgaattgaaaaataactttttaaataccacTAATACCAGCtccagtttcaaaacaaaacctaTTTTTAGGGAAGTTGTATTTTAGACCGCTTCAAGCCCCCCTCAAACTGACCACTCATGCACCTCGATCACTGCATCGAAGGTAAAAGTTGTTGAGTCAGGTCAAGCCTACGGGCGTTGGTTCGCACGCAGCACTCAACCGAATCGTAATTCGGACCGGGTTCACAGAAGCGCTTGCACCTCTCTATGTAGGTCCTAGCCTATGTCAACCTTCATCGAGGAACTGGAACGCTGGGCCTGGAGATTGAGTCAGCACATGAGGCCCTAGTTCCAAAAAAAAGAGCAACGAACGCACGGTCCAATAATTAAAGGACTCTTCGGAGGGAAGCACTTTCCCATCATCACGGAGCGCCATGCGGCCATGACGGCGTGAAAAGTGGATTACAACCCAATCCTGCAATGCCACGTTGCACAACGGTCGTGGAAGAATGAAGGACGATGTACTAAGGAATTTTGGAAAAGGAAATGAAATGTTACTGATAATGTTGTTGAAGCAAGAGTTCACCTCCCTCTCACAAGCTTCTTCCAAAGGATTCGCGCGTCACTCCTGCTCCGTGAAGGTTTCATTCAATTGTTGGTGCAGCACGTCCCAATCCCAGTCTTTCGCATGATGTCTTATCCCACACGTTTTGCTGACTGGCTGCTGCCTCCGCCAGTGCTGGTGGAAGTTCACCGACGGAACGGAAGCAACGATTTAAAATTGTTGGGAATTATCTCCACTCTTCGAGAgtatccagcagcagcagcagcagcagtctaaCCATGGTCTCCGTCTGTTTGTGCGCGCGAAAGATCATTCTGGGTTCAACCCCCGCATCGAGGGGGGGAAAAGaaatatcaaagaaataaaaacagaaTCATACAAGCAGGAGAATGGATTTGAAATGGGGAGAAAATGTCGAGAATCTTGATCTTTACAGAAACTTGCCACTGCCACTGGCGGTATAGTTTGGATGTGTCATGAAGTGGGGTGACTTTGGGTAATCTGGTATTTGtgaatgattttatttattaaaaagttgGTAATTGCATTTTTGCTGTAATTCCAGGTGTGGGAACAACACACCAAATCAAGCCTGCTCCGGTAGATTCGCTTGTTGGCGGTTGGACAAgcaattcaaaggtcgtcagttcgaatctcggAGTGGAAGGTTCTTTGGAGTAAACAGAGTAACCCCACCCCACAGTTTCCAACTGCAAAGTCCATTCACAGACACAATGCGGTCCACGCAAGAACAAAAAAGGAAATGGACGTTTCATAAGCGTTTCCAGCGCTCCCAGGTTGGGCAGGGAAACGAGCGCTAGCTACATGAGAAAATTGTGCTATAATGGCACCCGGGAaccaattaaaattttacaattcatcacCACGACCAAGCCCGGTGGAAAACGAGTCGCTGAGCATCGATAAGAACGCCAGGACTTGTGGGTTTTGCGCGATCGAAGGTGAATGAAATGTGTCGGCCCGGTGGGTGTTGGAAGTGTTTTTCGCTGGAAATCACCGAGATCATTCACCTTAATTGCCGGGCTTGGGAAGGCCTGGCAATTATGATCGGTGGCGGCGGCAACGACTGGCAGGTCAGTAATCTAGAACCAATGTTTTGAATGAAAAGGGGATTGATTCGGTTCGGTGAACATATCAATTAGAAGTCGGCACGCTGGAAGCGAAAGTGATGGGGCAGAAGGATTCGATTGAAAGGAACAAAACGCTTGGATTAGGTGTTCAATGGATTCACACAAGAGCGTTGATGATAGCGTTGAGAAAATATTAGCTGTGAGACCGTAAATACTCATTTTTACACTCAGGTAGATTTCAAATCGATCCTTTTGTTAAAACATAGTCTAACAGacttcaattattttaattcagtatgattttttggaaattcaacttTCAGTGATAAaagtcaatcattttttttaacgcgTAGGtatcattatttttgaaatgaaatttgttgTGCGCAGCCCGCTAAATTGTATGGAGAGATGTTTGTTAAAATAACtagtcaacaaaaaaatcaatcaaaaaccaaaaaaaaatcatggacaaaGCATCATCCATATAACAAAAGATACAAAATTTAATCCAAAAAAAGATCCAGATCAAAAAATGTAATGTcgtactacacagtaaaaaaaaaatcatggtaatatgaaaaacatcTGAGAAGTGGTACATACAGAGCCGAAACTTAGCTTGGCGAAGCGTCAATTTGGCGACCCTCCCAAATTTACAAGCATTATGAAAAattgatattaattttcaaaGATTGCTTCAAaatgagttttgattttataattgcaattgGAGACATTAATATGGTAAAATTcagaaacattatttttcaaataatatgagataagttgaaatgtttttttttataggagTTAATTTGGCAGAATATTTTATCagatttgagcaactctctacgaaatcggccgatagcgaccattttttgtatttttttatttaactcaaactttgtgggggccttccctatgaccaaataaactattttgtgtgatgggttcacccataaaagtctccatacaattttggctgctgtccatacaaaaatggtatgtaaatattcaaacagctgtaacttttgagtgaattttctgatcaatttggtgttttcggcaaagttgtaggtattgttgaggacttttgagaaaaaaataggtacacggaaaaaaatgcagattttttatcaactttttttcacaaaaactcattttcccaaaatacgtatttttttgattttcgagattttttgatatattctttaggggacaaaaatccgcaacttttgagccatagagaaacatggtcaaaaaatctgccgccgagttatgaatttttgaaaaaatagtgatttttggaaaaaaatcgaagtttcatgcaaaaacaagtttgacattattttttaatgcaaaattgaatttgcaatcgaaaagtactctacagattttttgataaagggctccgttttcaagatatagccaccgaaagtttgattttggcgaaatatttgcagtttttcaatttttaaaaatagtgacaataagtgaccatttctataaatattttttttgagaagttcagaaaatttgatataaaattgtctaagagacattgaagattggacctcgggttgcaaagatagagccgctttaagaaaaagaaacacgaaaattgaagttttctaaatcttaccaaaacaacccacctttttctaatgacgatatctcagcaattaatggtccgattttcaatgttaaaacatgaaacattcgtgaaattttccgatcttttcgaaaaaaatattttgaaaatttttaaatcaagactaacattttaaaagggccaaatattgaatattacaacaattaaaatgttagtcttgatttaaaaattttcaaaatattttttcgaaaagatcggaaaatttcacgaatgtttcatgttttaacattgataatcggaccattaattgctgagatatcgtcattagaaaatggtgggttattttggtgagattaagaaaacttcaattttcgtgtttcttcttcttaaaacggtcaaataaaaaaatacaaaaaataaaaatggtcgaaatcggccgatttcgtagagagttgctcttatGTATCTTCTTATGAAGGCTCAACATTTATATCTaaaatggaaattaaaaatTGGTAAAGTATAATGTTAACCGAGCAAGGCTtccgaaaacttttttttgcttgagAGACAATTATCACAAAAGAACTGAGTAGAGAGAAAAACTTCCCAAGCggcttttgaaaaatgacttctctcgtatttttttatttgtgaaaaacTTTGTTAATCGTCTCTGATATAGATCCCATTTTTATTCACTTTTTATCACGGCAAGATAAATAACCATAAAACGTACTTCAAACGTCCAACATTATTGCTTTAAGCCCATTTAGTTAGTTAGTATTggtttgcaaatttgaaaatgattgaaaaaaacagaacatttcacacaagtttttttttgacattgaaaaacgCACCCGTAGTTTCCGACATAATGCCAGTTGAATGTCAACTTATTAGGTGACACTTAGGAAAACtagtttttcacaaaaattgagCTGAATGTTAACTTTTAACTCCAACTACTTTTTACTCAAACTGacaatttcaactaaaataggctgtatctcagcaatcagcAGTCCATCCACAaagtcaaaaaattgaaattgcatgatttttttttggcttcaaacatattttttgattttttttttttggaaatttttacataaaatgcttttaacttgaaaacgaacaactattaaaaaaaatataaaaaaaaatatttaaaattatgtttgataaaatatttggtTGCGCaacccagactcgattatccgatttgTACAAGACTTCGGATTATAGAGTTacggaaaaaatcgtttttttttaataatcaaacTTTTACACCAAATTCGAGTTATACGACCTCATTTATgtcaaattacaaaatgcatttttttttttcaatattttatcgccACCAATATtggattgaatttttttaaatcactttaggaCAGTTTAGGAGTCAaatttaagctcgacaatcaaaaatttattgttattattaaattataaacacgttttttttcgcatggtcaaaaatgaaaggggtcgtaccgagctgaaaatatttcaaaggccatttttttaactcgagaatgtaaaaaatccaaaagaaaagtatatgttttaatgttaaaataattcctatttcaaaaaatttcaaaatatgatcatattttttcacaatttggcTGATTGTGATTCAAAGCCAAACTAACGTGAAAataacatatagttggacaGTTTTTAGTCTGGATGGTATGACTTAAACTTCATTATACAACGGTCCAAACTTTAAcgtgtatttattttgagaagCATTTCTAGAACTCCTTTAAATTTCTGCCACTTGAGCGCCCCTTCTTTGATGAAAAGTTAAAGTTAGCATTaagtatgaattttcaaaaacacttcagtAGAAAAACAGTCGCCAACCGCGCCAACCCCTATGTACGGCgttgggtacatcttttatgtcaaaaaaaaaaaatgttttgtttttcctcTGAAATCGTTTattcaggggtgctcaaagtttttggatgccgggccaaatttgaaactcaaattagcttgcgggccaaatgtacaatatagttattttaaaaaaaaacgttattttaatttaaatgactaaaaattacatcaatAAGTTGAAGGTTATTAAAATCTCtgttacattttgaaaatttttgctatttgaaaataagaccgttgcaaatatttttcaaagtttatgtcccccgccccttcaaaattggtaaaaaaaaggggcagaaaattttttttccaaaaaaaaatcaaaatttctatgaaaatagaagtcttatcaactgaaaacaatctaaagtgCATTTTCTGCAAactcatattcagcatgtttgggcttgtttaaaaatgtttagaatttttatgaaattccaatgtacagcaccgcaaaaattatattttttgcaaaaaaaattaattttcgtcAACacatagatattttggaaactaatgatggcaaaacaactgaacaggtgtataatgcattttaaaacactttttcattaaaatgttgaaaccatggctcgtaatttcaacttttatcctttttttattttttggcccctccccccttcgacttcggtcagagtcgagggacataaacttcaaaaaatatttgcaacggcctaatacaaaacaaaaaattacagtaTTAATCAGTTTTATTGTTGTAATAGTTCTGTTTGTGCTTGTGTATTTATGGAAATTTCATGTATTCTATTGAAAATAGTGACataaaatctgataaaaatgtgtttatctTTAAATTAAGTGTAACAAATGAAAAAACGTTGCAAAATTACTGTCCAACTATTACTCAtctgaaaatattcataaaagtttttgtgagcgcaaaataaaagcaaaaaatatgtaaaaattgaaattatatgccagaatttcaacaattaacattcaatattaacgaaaaaaaaaatgtgcggtGCATTGCCGAACATTTTGAAAGACAGCAGCCTCATTCCTTCGATTTCAACAAtaatttgtctgcctgaatcagatcGTAGCCAAGCATTCGTTTCGTTATTCGTTATCCAACTTTTATGAGTTTGAATCCTAAGGTGGAACAAAGGATTCTAAGTACAAAGTAAGTCAGATTTGAacgtttcataaatcatttccgGAAATGTTTGATGAATGTTTTCATGAATTTCACTAAATATTTTCACTCACATTGTAATTATGTATCGTATAAAAAGGATCACAATATGTTAAACTATAATATAATATTTGTATCGTATAAAAAAGATCACAATATGGATA
Protein-coding sequences here:
- the LOC119767923 gene encoding 40S ribosomal protein S14-like isoform X1 — protein: MLYHILTFLKMFQNTNLTLVRAIKVWQYFVVCLCLLQVKSFGARFSVYKNLLIVARYNFLVTMASCKNKTRKEEFSLYASFTDTYVHVTDLSGKETSSRVTGNMNAKADRDEASPYAALLAAQDVADKCKSLGITLRATGGNRTKTPGPDAQSTHRALSCSSKNFVI
- the LOC119767923 gene encoding 40S ribosomal protein S14-like isoform X2, whose translation is MASCKNKTRKEEFSLYASFTDTYVHVTDLSGKETSSRVTGNMNAKADRDEASPYAALLAAQDVADKCKSLGITLRATGGNRTKTPGPDAQSTHRALSCSSKNFVI